A genomic stretch from Chitinophaga agri includes:
- a CDS encoding PorP/SprF family type IX secretion system membrane protein — MKKVLLFFTIALYLMNPARAQDPHFSQFFASPLTLNPAFTGLFSGDFRVSGNYRSQWRSISTPFTTGTAAVDFGILKNVLNYTDIWGVGIMAMYDRTGGGALTSTYLSFSTAYHKGLDPEGNHTLAVGLQGTLVQKRLDQTKLVFENQIDNNGYNPAIPSGETFVNPTISYFDPNIGILYNGLVGESSNIYVGASYYHITQPTETFMAQNNNRLTSRFTAHGGGSVPVNGSNRIHFSALYMKQSTASEFSFGGAYGFNLNGDDENPTTFYLGSWYRLKDAINPYVGLEINGFTIGASYDMNVSTLKPASNYRGGMELSIIYVHRRSEGSKYRTLCPRF, encoded by the coding sequence ATGAAAAAAGTGTTGCTGTTTTTCACGATTGCCCTTTATCTGATGAACCCGGCCAGGGCGCAGGACCCGCATTTTTCGCAGTTCTTCGCCTCCCCACTCACACTTAATCCGGCATTTACGGGCCTGTTTTCAGGTGATTTTCGTGTCTCAGGGAACTATCGTTCACAGTGGAGAAGTATTTCGACTCCATTTACCACCGGAACCGCTGCGGTAGACTTCGGCATTCTGAAGAATGTGCTGAACTATACCGACATCTGGGGTGTAGGCATAATGGCCATGTACGACAGGACCGGCGGTGGTGCACTGACTTCTACATACCTGAGCTTTAGTACAGCCTATCATAAAGGATTAGATCCGGAAGGTAACCACACCCTAGCAGTAGGTTTGCAGGGAACACTGGTGCAAAAACGCCTGGACCAGACTAAACTGGTCTTCGAAAATCAGATCGACAACAATGGTTATAACCCGGCTATACCAAGCGGTGAAACCTTTGTCAATCCGACCATTTCCTACTTCGATCCGAATATCGGTATCCTGTATAATGGTCTAGTAGGCGAATCTTCCAATATCTATGTAGGTGCTTCCTACTATCATATTACACAGCCAACTGAAACCTTCATGGCGCAGAACAATAACCGTCTGACATCCAGATTTACTGCACACGGTGGTGGTTCTGTTCCTGTGAATGGTAGCAACCGTATACACTTTAGTGCATTGTACATGAAGCAGAGTACAGCTTCTGAATTTTCATTCGGTGGTGCCTACGGTTTCAATCTCAACGGTGATGATGAAAATCCGACCACCTTCTACCTCGGTAGCTGGTACCGTCTGAAAGATGCGATCAACCCATATGTAGGTCTTGAGATCAATGGTTTCACAATTGGTGCTTCTTACGATATGAACGTATCAACACTGAAACCGGCCTCTAACTATCGCGGAGGTATGGAGCTCTCCATTATCTACGTGCATAGACGCAGCGAAGGAAGTAAATATAGAACACTCTGTCCGAGGTTCTGA
- the upp gene encoding uracil phosphoribosyltransferase, whose amino-acid sequence MIVNLSSTNSLVGDWLSEIRSVEVQTDRMRFRRNMERVGEIAAYEISKTLEYEEKEIQTPLGIANCRVLKQQPVLATILRAGLALHQGLLHYFDKADHAFISAYRKHKDDGTFDINLEYVSSPSIDGQVVILSDPMLATGASLVKTIEYLQSLGKPKHIHLVVAIACTVGIEYVQRNTDSNLSIWAGDIDDELTAKGYIVPGLGDAGDLAFGNKLQQ is encoded by the coding sequence ATGATAGTGAATCTAAGTAGCACCAATTCGTTAGTAGGAGACTGGTTAAGTGAGATCAGAAGCGTAGAAGTACAGACTGACCGTATGCGTTTCAGACGCAACATGGAAAGAGTGGGCGAAATTGCCGCATACGAGATCAGTAAGACATTGGAATACGAAGAGAAAGAGATCCAGACCCCACTTGGCATCGCAAACTGCCGGGTGTTGAAGCAACAACCTGTACTGGCCACGATCCTGAGAGCAGGACTAGCATTACACCAGGGCCTACTTCACTACTTTGATAAAGCTGATCATGCCTTTATTTCTGCTTACCGTAAGCATAAAGATGACGGTACCTTCGATATCAACCTCGAGTATGTATCCAGTCCGTCTATTGATGGCCAGGTGGTTATCCTTTCTGACCCGATGCTGGCAACAGGTGCTTCCCTGGTGAAAACCATAGAATATCTGCAAAGCCTGGGTAAACCAAAGCATATACACCTGGTAGTTGCCATCGCCTGTACCGTTGGAATTGAATATGTACAAAGAAACACAGACAGCAATCTGAGCATCTGGGCTGGTGATATTGATGACGAACTGACCGCTAAAGGATACATTGTTCCTGGCCTTGGAGATGCCGGAGACCTCGCATTTGGAAACAAGCTACAGCAGTAA
- a CDS encoding YfbK domain-containing protein, which produces MRKHLNRLLLSLIAFSLLGIPIKGLAQSAAAGKTPVKLSVSVVDDRDNVPLPGVTILLKTKQAKTSSGTLTDQLGQAEVVLDSSIVELEVAYIGYQKQRIKTNKYKTSTPLRVRLKADNTALQEVVVTGLGIQRKAAMAPAAVANVNYRSYNVANYIPQSEPNTEDYSAVNENSFHTVSSNPLSTFSIDVDRASYANIRRFLNEGNMPPVDAVRVEEMINYFDYQYTNPTDDAPVAIYTDMAACPWNTTHQLVRIALKGKDVAKENLPPSNLVFLIDVSGSMGESRKLPLVKQAFKALVNQLRPVDKVAIVVYAGAAGLVLPSTPGSQKTAILDALDRLEAGGSTAGGAGIKLAYETAAEHLVKKGNNRVIIATDGDFNVGQSSDGELQRLIENEREKGIFLSVLGFGMGNYKDNKLEILADKGNGNYAYIDNYEEARRMFVTEFGGTLFTIAKDVKLQIEFNPKYVQSYRLVGYENRLLNDEDFNNDKKDAGDMGAGHTVTALYEIVPVGAAVAQPGTDPLKYQQNKAVAGNSNEVLTVKMRYKAPEGQQSKLVTKVLDWKQQDISQAPEDFRMAAAVADFGLLLRNSEHKGNATYEQVLKLAGNARGKDEEGYRAEFIQLVKKAQLISNNHGTN; this is translated from the coding sequence ATGCGAAAACATCTCAACCGCCTCTTACTGAGCCTGATTGCGTTCAGTCTGTTGGGAATACCTATTAAAGGGCTGGCTCAGTCAGCAGCTGCGGGGAAAACTCCGGTAAAATTATCTGTTTCTGTGGTTGACGATCGGGATAATGTCCCGCTACCAGGTGTTACGATCTTACTCAAAACCAAACAGGCGAAAACATCCAGTGGCACACTGACCGATCAGCTGGGACAGGCCGAGGTGGTACTGGATAGTTCCATCGTAGAGCTGGAAGTAGCATATATTGGTTATCAGAAGCAGCGCATCAAAACTAATAAATACAAGACCAGTACACCATTACGTGTCAGGCTGAAAGCGGATAATACCGCATTACAGGAAGTTGTCGTTACCGGTCTTGGCATACAAAGAAAAGCAGCCATGGCCCCTGCCGCCGTCGCAAATGTTAACTACAGGTCATATAACGTGGCTAACTATATTCCCCAATCCGAACCCAATACGGAAGACTATAGCGCAGTTAACGAAAATAGCTTCCACACCGTGTCTAGTAATCCATTAAGCACCTTCTCCATTGATGTTGACAGGGCTTCCTACGCGAATATCCGCCGCTTCCTGAATGAGGGCAATATGCCTCCTGTGGATGCGGTGCGCGTGGAAGAAATGATCAACTATTTTGACTACCAATACACTAACCCGACAGATGATGCGCCGGTAGCCATATATACAGATATGGCTGCCTGCCCCTGGAACACCACCCATCAACTGGTACGTATCGCGTTAAAAGGCAAAGATGTGGCGAAGGAGAACCTCCCTCCTTCCAATCTTGTATTCCTGATCGATGTATCCGGTTCCATGGGCGAATCCCGGAAGTTACCGTTGGTAAAACAGGCCTTCAAGGCACTCGTAAACCAGCTGAGGCCTGTAGACAAAGTCGCGATCGTGGTATATGCGGGAGCTGCCGGACTGGTGCTACCGTCCACACCGGGCTCTCAGAAAACAGCTATCCTGGATGCGCTCGACAGACTGGAAGCAGGCGGGTCCACTGCTGGCGGCGCTGGCATCAAACTGGCCTATGAGACTGCGGCGGAGCACCTGGTCAAAAAGGGGAACAACCGTGTGATCATAGCTACTGACGGAGACTTCAATGTAGGGCAATCCAGCGACGGCGAACTGCAACGCCTCATTGAAAATGAACGTGAAAAGGGCATTTTCCTGTCTGTGCTTGGCTTTGGTATGGGAAATTACAAGGATAACAAACTGGAGATACTGGCGGACAAAGGCAACGGTAACTATGCTTACATAGACAATTATGAAGAAGCCCGCCGTATGTTCGTTACCGAATTTGGCGGCACCCTGTTCACGATTGCAAAAGATGTTAAGCTACAGATAGAGTTCAATCCGAAATATGTGCAGTCGTACAGGCTGGTAGGTTATGAAAACAGATTACTGAACGACGAAGATTTTAATAATGATAAAAAAGATGCCGGAGATATGGGCGCCGGACACACAGTAACAGCACTGTATGAGATCGTACCGGTAGGGGCAGCCGTTGCACAACCAGGTACCGACCCGCTGAAATATCAGCAAAACAAGGCTGTGGCTGGCAACAGCAACGAAGTACTGACAGTGAAGATGCGGTACAAAGCACCAGAGGGCCAGCAAAGTAAACTTGTAACGAAAGTGTTAGACTGGAAACAACAGGATATCAGCCAGGCGCCGGAGGATTTCCGTATGGCCGCCGCAGTTGCTGACTTCGGACTACTGCTGCGCAACTCCGAACACAAAGGAAATGCTACCTATGAACAAGTCCTCAAACTCGCTGGAAATGCGCGCGGGAAGGACGAAGAGGGCTATAGGGCAGAGTTTATACAATTGGTTAAAAAAGCACAATTAATCAGTAACAATCATGGTACAAATTAG
- a CDS encoding anhydro-N-acetylmuramic acid kinase, which produces MVYNVIGLTSGTSLAGLDIVFVALTEVRGKWTYELKAAERLAYTSEWEEKLGGAAALPARDYFLLHSEYGHFIGHAVNQFIAQHQLDHKVHFITSHGHTVFHVPAQKMTAQLGDGAAIAAVTGISVISDLRSVDVALGGKGAPVLPVAEQLLFPDYHYRVNLAENASIAAQPDGQLIAFDVCPCNYVLDTLAGLLGRPFDEEGKLAAGGVTDQGLLDALNGLAFYSEQYPRTLTSKFGTGTILPMIQQQQLSTQGKLNTYTHHIAAQVAAAVQQLTPSAEGAAYNLLLTGGGARNTYLVETIRTILQPLNVTVTVQEEPFRNALMIALLGALRWRQEPNALSAVTGAEKDSVGGALWSVE; this is translated from the coding sequence ATGGTTTATAATGTAATAGGCTTAACGTCAGGCACTTCGCTCGCAGGGCTGGATATAGTTTTCGTGGCATTGACCGAAGTACGTGGCAAATGGACATATGAGTTAAAGGCCGCTGAACGCCTGGCTTATACCTCCGAATGGGAGGAAAAACTGGGGGGAGCTGCTGCATTACCAGCCAGAGACTACTTCCTGTTGCACAGTGAATACGGGCATTTTATCGGACATGCAGTTAATCAGTTCATCGCACAGCATCAGCTGGACCATAAAGTACATTTTATCACTTCTCATGGACATACCGTTTTCCATGTTCCGGCACAAAAGATGACTGCCCAGCTGGGAGACGGCGCAGCTATTGCCGCTGTTACCGGCATTTCTGTCATCAGTGACCTTCGTTCCGTTGACGTGGCGCTGGGAGGAAAAGGAGCGCCCGTATTACCGGTTGCCGAACAGTTACTGTTCCCGGATTACCACTACCGGGTGAACCTGGCTGAAAATGCTAGTATTGCGGCGCAGCCGGATGGTCAGCTTATCGCATTTGATGTATGCCCTTGTAACTATGTGCTGGATACCCTGGCAGGATTGCTGGGACGTCCTTTTGATGAAGAAGGTAAACTGGCTGCCGGTGGTGTAACCGATCAGGGGCTGCTGGATGCATTAAACGGACTGGCGTTTTACAGTGAACAGTATCCAAGAACGCTGACCTCAAAATTTGGTACGGGTACCATTTTGCCCATGATACAACAACAGCAGTTATCTACCCAGGGAAAGCTGAATACCTATACCCATCATATTGCTGCGCAGGTGGCAGCTGCCGTTCAGCAGCTCACACCTTCTGCAGAAGGTGCTGCATATAACCTGTTGCTGACCGGTGGTGGTGCCCGGAATACTTACCTTGTAGAAACGATACGTACCATATTACAGCCATTGAATGTGACTGTAACGGTGCAGGAAGAGCCTTTCAGAAATGCGTTGATGATTGCGTTACTGGGTGCGTTGCGCTGGAGACAGGAACCGAATGCTTTATCAGCCGTAACTGGCGCTGAGAAAGATAGTGTGGGTGGAGCTTTGTGGTCTGTAGAATAA
- the ade gene encoding adenine deaminase codes for MSNSFQISGNLIDILQQKIYPATITVENGKIARITEDAMTHEQYLLPGFVDAHVHVESSMLTPSQFARLAVVHGTVATVSDPHEIANVLGVQGVEYMLENGKSVPFKFCFGAPSCVPATIFETAGAEVTVADVEALLEKPEVLYLTEMMNFPGVLHEQPDVMAKIAAAKRIGKPVDGHAPGLRGEDAKKYIDAGISTDHECFTAEEALDKLQHGMHILIREGSAARNFDALIHLLHDHPEKIMFCSDDKHPDNLVEGHIDALVRRALALKIDLFKVLRAACINPVLHYKIPAGLLRVGDPADFIVADHPDTFNIKATYINGQLVAQNGETLIPSIIAPVINNFECTPKSTSDFHITASGITSKVKVIEALDGQLITNSIIETLPVTDNQLFSSTEKDILKLAVVNRYHEAPVALGFIRNFGFKQGAIASSVAHDSHNIIAVGVDDDSIAQAVNAVIAHKGGVSVAVNGTTSILPLPVAGLMSNLDGYEVAAQYSQLDKAAKALGSKLDAPFMTLSFMALLVIPHLKLSDKGLFDGDSFSFTAAVI; via the coding sequence ATGTCCAATTCATTCCAGATATCCGGTAACCTGATAGATATACTGCAACAGAAGATCTACCCTGCTACTATCACCGTAGAAAACGGCAAGATCGCCCGGATCACCGAAGATGCGATGACCCATGAGCAATACCTGTTACCAGGTTTTGTAGACGCACACGTACATGTGGAAAGCTCCATGCTGACGCCATCACAGTTCGCCAGACTGGCCGTTGTACATGGCACTGTGGCAACAGTTTCTGATCCGCATGAAATAGCGAATGTACTGGGTGTACAGGGGGTGGAATACATGCTGGAAAATGGCAAAAGCGTTCCCTTTAAATTCTGCTTCGGTGCACCATCCTGTGTACCTGCGACGATCTTCGAAACAGCGGGTGCAGAAGTAACGGTCGCAGATGTGGAAGCGTTACTGGAAAAACCGGAGGTCCTGTATCTCACGGAGATGATGAACTTTCCCGGCGTGCTGCATGAGCAACCAGATGTGATGGCTAAGATCGCCGCTGCAAAACGCATTGGAAAACCTGTGGACGGACACGCCCCCGGACTACGTGGAGAAGATGCAAAAAAATATATTGACGCAGGTATCAGTACCGATCATGAATGTTTCACGGCTGAAGAGGCGCTCGATAAACTACAGCATGGCATGCATATCCTCATCAGGGAAGGTAGTGCTGCGCGTAACTTCGATGCATTGATACACCTGCTACACGATCATCCTGAAAAGATCATGTTCTGCAGTGATGATAAACATCCCGACAACCTTGTGGAAGGTCACATCGATGCATTAGTGAGAAGAGCATTGGCGCTGAAGATAGATCTGTTCAAAGTACTGAGAGCTGCCTGTATTAATCCTGTGCTGCATTACAAAATACCAGCCGGGCTATTGCGCGTTGGCGATCCTGCTGATTTCATTGTTGCCGACCATCCGGATACATTCAATATCAAGGCGACTTACATTAACGGACAACTGGTAGCGCAAAACGGCGAAACGCTGATCCCATCCATCATCGCACCGGTTATCAACAACTTTGAATGTACGCCCAAATCTACCAGCGACTTTCATATTACGGCCAGTGGCATCACATCAAAGGTAAAAGTGATTGAAGCACTGGACGGACAACTCATCACGAACAGCATTATCGAAACTCTACCGGTAACTGACAATCAACTTTTTTCATCCACAGAGAAAGACATTCTGAAACTCGCTGTGGTCAATCGCTATCACGAAGCGCCAGTGGCACTGGGTTTCATCCGGAACTTCGGTTTCAAACAGGGCGCCATTGCATCATCCGTTGCGCACGATAGTCACAACATTATCGCTGTTGGTGTAGATGATGATAGTATTGCACAAGCAGTCAATGCAGTCATCGCACATAAAGGAGGCGTAAGTGTAGCAGTCAATGGAACGACAAGCATACTACCGTTGCCGGTAGCAGGATTAATGAGCAACCTGGATGGTTATGAAGTAGCCGCACAATACAGTCAGCTGGACAAAGCGGCGAAGGCGCTGGGAAGTAAATTAGATGCGCCTTTTATGACATTATCATTCATGGCACTGCTGGTGATCCCTCATCTGAAACTAAGCGATAAGGGATTATTTGACGGAGATAGTTTCAGCTTCACAGCAGCAGTGATATAA
- a CDS encoding helix-turn-helix transcriptional regulator — MPKNKDAVSRYRWIDERLRNKRLRKPTLEDLIEFVSAKMDATISVRTIQKDIQDMRHDPELNYKAPILYDRSTGTYRYDDETYSINSLPIDEADLQGLEIAIGILEQFRSLPVIVQFEDAILKIAASLKKNREVLEHKGLIKFARATQYKGAAHIPFIVDAIKGREVIRIAYQSFDRNEPKEHWVEPYHLREYQYRFYLIGKSQKAKGGTLLTFALDRIVDIWPTSKTFSEKNFDDASYYKHAIGVTVPQGEPEKVLLSFTPLQGKYIKSQPIHPSQQVEKDTDRECRISLHVVINHELQMLLLSYGANVKVLQPAVLAEKIAAEAKAMLQNYSS, encoded by the coding sequence ATGCCTAAAAACAAGGATGCTGTTTCGCGTTACCGCTGGATAGACGAACGGTTACGCAACAAGCGTTTGAGAAAACCCACCCTGGAAGACCTCATTGAGTTTGTATCTGCGAAAATGGATGCTACCATTTCCGTACGTACTATTCAGAAAGACATCCAGGACATGCGCCATGACCCCGAACTAAACTATAAGGCGCCTATCCTGTACGATCGCAGTACAGGCACTTACCGATACGATGACGAAACATATTCTATCAATAGTCTGCCAATAGATGAAGCAGATCTTCAGGGGCTGGAGATCGCTATTGGTATCCTGGAACAATTCCGCAGCCTGCCGGTTATCGTGCAGTTTGAGGACGCTATTCTCAAAATAGCGGCCAGCCTGAAAAAGAACAGGGAAGTACTGGAACACAAGGGCCTGATCAAATTTGCGCGCGCCACGCAATACAAAGGCGCTGCACATATACCCTTCATTGTAGATGCGATCAAAGGCAGGGAAGTGATCCGTATTGCCTACCAGAGCTTTGACAGGAACGAGCCGAAAGAACACTGGGTGGAACCTTACCACCTGCGTGAGTATCAATACCGCTTTTACCTGATTGGCAAAAGCCAGAAGGCCAAGGGTGGTACACTGCTCACATTTGCACTGGACAGGATCGTGGACATATGGCCTACCAGCAAAACGTTCAGCGAAAAGAACTTTGACGATGCCAGCTACTACAAACATGCGATCGGGGTAACTGTGCCACAGGGTGAACCTGAAAAAGTGCTGCTGTCGTTTACGCCATTACAGGGTAAATACATCAAGTCGCAACCCATACACCCTTCACAGCAGGTAGAAAAAGATACCGACAGGGAATGTCGCATATCACTACACGTCGTGATCAATCACGAACTACAGATGCTGCTGCTGAGCTACGGCGCGAATGTAAAAGTGCTGCAACCAGCAGTATTGGCAGAAAAAATAGCCGCAGAAGCGAAAGCTATGCTGCAGAATTATTCATCATAA
- a CDS encoding peroxiredoxin, which produces MSLRLGDIAPNFQAKTSQGDIDFYEFLGDSWGVLFSHPADYTPVCTTELGKTAQLKDEFAKRNVKVLALSVDPLEKHLGWINDINETQHTNVEFPIIADEDRKVSDLYDMIHPNASETFTVRSLFVIGPDKKVKLTITYPASTGRNFHEVLRVIDSLQLTANYSVATPANWVDGEDVIVTAAVKTEDIPARFPKGHKIIKPYLRTTPQPNK; this is translated from the coding sequence ATGAGTTTAAGACTAGGCGATATAGCTCCGAATTTTCAGGCGAAGACATCCCAGGGTGATATTGATTTCTATGAGTTTTTGGGAGATAGCTGGGGGGTACTGTTTTCGCATCCGGCAGATTATACGCCGGTATGTACTACCGAATTAGGTAAGACAGCTCAGCTGAAAGACGAATTTGCAAAACGTAACGTAAAGGTCCTTGCACTGAGCGTGGACCCATTAGAGAAACACCTTGGCTGGATCAATGATATCAATGAAACTCAGCATACTAACGTTGAGTTTCCGATTATTGCTGACGAAGACAGGAAAGTTTCCGATCTTTATGATATGATACACCCGAATGCATCAGAAACTTTCACCGTAAGGTCTCTGTTTGTGATCGGACCAGATAAAAAAGTGAAACTTACAATCACTTATCCGGCTTCTACAGGCAGGAATTTCCATGAAGTACTGCGTGTGATCGATTCGCTCCAGCTGACTGCTAACTACAGCGTTGCGACTCCGGCTAACTGGGTTGATGGTGAAGATGTGATCGTGACTGCTGCGGTGAAAACCGAAGATATTCCGGCTCGCTTCCCGAAAGGTCATAAGATTATCAAGCCTTACCTCAGAACAACACCTCAGCCGAACAAATAA
- a CDS encoding RluA family pseudouridine synthase: MRINDIIIKETADYVILNKPAGLLTIPDRHDNHLDSIQGLLKKHYGEIFTVHRLDKDTSGIILFAKNEIAHKYYSQLFEGRNVKKFYKGLVNGQLHPASGSVDEPIMEHPTIKGRMVTNRKGKAALTDYVVEESFGLYSLVKLQIHTGRTHQIRLHMKHLGHPIAVDEQYGTAAPVLLSSIKKDYKLSKRVDEERPLLSRLALHAWQLHFTDQQGEEVIVEAPLPKDIQAVVTQLRKNSGRSTALIL; the protein is encoded by the coding sequence ATGCGTATCAACGACATCATCATAAAAGAAACAGCAGACTACGTCATTCTGAACAAGCCTGCTGGCTTACTGACTATCCCTGACAGGCATGACAATCACCTGGATTCCATTCAGGGATTACTAAAAAAACATTACGGTGAGATCTTCACCGTACACCGTCTGGACAAGGATACCAGTGGGATTATCCTGTTTGCTAAGAATGAGATAGCCCATAAATATTATTCCCAGCTGTTTGAAGGCCGTAACGTGAAGAAATTCTATAAGGGACTTGTGAACGGACAGCTGCACCCGGCTTCTGGCAGTGTAGACGAACCGATCATGGAACATCCTACTATCAAGGGAAGGATGGTGACCAACAGGAAGGGTAAAGCGGCACTCACTGATTATGTGGTAGAAGAGTCTTTTGGACTCTACAGCCTGGTAAAATTACAGATCCATACCGGCCGTACACACCAGATCCGTCTGCATATGAAACATCTGGGCCATCCGATAGCCGTAGACGAGCAATACGGCACTGCTGCGCCGGTTTTATTGTCTTCTATTAAGAAAGATTACAAACTGAGTAAAAGAGTGGATGAAGAGCGTCCTTTACTGAGCCGTCTGGCGCTGCATGCGTGGCAGCTGCATTTCACAGACCAGCAGGGAGAGGAAGTGATCGTAGAAGCGCCACTACCTAAAGATATTCAGGCCGTTGTAACACAATTGCGCAAGAATAGCGGTAGAAGTACTGCGCTGATACTCTAA
- a CDS encoding pseudouridine synthase: MRKNTPAKKGFSPFKENKNSSSNKGGQRSGNTDRKRGDDEKPGRGDFKKNDRPRSFGGDRKERDSDNAGRGKFEKTERPFRGDRKEKDGDNAGRGKFEKSERPFRSARKEGDGDNAGRGKFEKSERPFRSARKEGDGDNAGRGKFEKSERPFRSARKEHGEESAAKSGPRKKDADETPSFKHTNRDENGRRRRIEPVRKTASGRTPFKPKAKGEQADDSAFHGGTEKKSFRRGSRDERPTPSGFNRKKFFDTANERFADKQDRKFATRKARHEDDKFSKRSSKKEEGGNAPGEMPLNKYIAHSGLCSRRKAVDFVKEGKVTVNGQPVTEPAFKVTAKDEVAISNRRITIQKNLVYILLNKPKGYITTTDDPEGRKTVMELIQDATTEEQRVYPVGRLDRNTSGLLLLTNDGELAQKLAHPKHNIKKIYHVGLNKPLTKADFDKILQGVTLEDGIANVDALGYVEAGDKAQVGIEIHSGKNRIVRRIFEHLEYEVEKLDRVTYAGLTKKNINRGKWRFLTEKEIILLKHFK, from the coding sequence ATGAGAAAAAACACACCTGCTAAGAAAGGATTTTCCCCTTTCAAGGAAAATAAAAACAGCAGTTCAAATAAAGGCGGTCAGCGTTCTGGCAACACTGACCGTAAACGGGGTGATGACGAAAAACCCGGACGTGGCGACTTTAAAAAGAATGACCGCCCACGCTCCTTCGGTGGTGATCGTAAAGAGAGAGATAGTGATAACGCAGGCCGCGGCAAATTCGAAAAAACCGAACGCCCTTTCCGCGGTGATCGCAAAGAGAAAGATGGTGACAATGCAGGTCGCGGCAAATTTGAAAAAAGTGAACGTCCTTTTCGTAGCGCTCGCAAAGAAGGTGATGGTGACAATGCAGGTCGTGGCAAATTTGAAAAAAGTGAACGTCCTTTCCGTAGCGCACGCAAAGAAGGTGATGGTGACAACGCAGGTCGTGGCAAATTTGAAAAAAGTGAACGTCCTTTCCGTAGCGCACGCAAAGAGCATGGTGAGGAAAGCGCAGCTAAAAGTGGTCCGCGTAAAAAAGATGCAGACGAAACGCCATCATTTAAACATACCAACAGAGACGAAAACGGCCGCAGACGCCGCATAGAACCTGTACGTAAGACCGCCAGCGGCAGAACTCCTTTCAAGCCGAAAGCAAAAGGTGAACAGGCTGATGACAGTGCTTTCCACGGTGGCACGGAGAAGAAAAGCTTCAGACGTGGTAGCAGAGACGAACGCCCTACGCCGAGTGGTTTTAACCGTAAGAAATTCTTCGATACTGCCAATGAGCGCTTCGCTGATAAGCAGGATCGTAAATTTGCTACGAGAAAAGCACGTCATGAAGATGACAAATTCTCTAAAAGATCGTCTAAAAAAGAAGAAGGTGGCAACGCTCCCGGCGAAATGCCCCTGAACAAATATATTGCTCACTCCGGCCTCTGCTCCCGCAGAAAAGCCGTTGACTTCGTAAAGGAAGGTAAGGTGACTGTAAATGGTCAGCCTGTGACAGAACCAGCTTTCAAAGTGACTGCGAAAGATGAAGTAGCTATCAGCAACAGACGTATCACTATCCAGAAAAATCTGGTATACATCCTGCTGAACAAACCAAAAGGATACATCACCACTACGGATGATCCCGAAGGCCGTAAAACAGTAATGGAACTGATCCAGGACGCTACCACAGAAGAACAGCGCGTATACCCTGTGGGTCGTCTAGATCGTAATACCTCTGGTCTGCTGTTGTTAACCAATGATGGCGAACTGGCACAGAAACTGGCGCATCCGAAGCATAATATCAAAAAGATCTATCACGTAGGACTGAACAAGCCGCTGACCAAGGCCGACTTCGACAAGATCCTGCAGGGTGTTACACTGGAAGATGGTATTGCCAATGTAGATGCGCTCGGTTATGTGGAAGCGGGTGACAAAGCGCAGGTAGGCATCGAAATTCACAGTGGAAAGAACCGTATCGTACGCCGTATTTTCGAACACCTGGAATATGAGGTAGAGAAACTGGACCGTGTTACCTACGCTGGCCTTACCAAGAAAAATATCAATCGCGGTAAATGGCGTTTCCTGACAGAAAAAGAGATCATTCTTCTGAAGCATTTTAAGTAA